A genomic stretch from Haemophilus parainfluenzae ATCC 33392 includes:
- the lpxK gene encoding tetraacyldisaccharide 4'-kinase — translation MPFWYSNSKLAWLLLPFSLLFWLISQIRLALFSLNILSSYKSPKPVIIVGNLSVGGNGKTPVVVWLVEELQKQGLRVGVISRGYGSQSKTYPLLVTPETDPVQGGDEPVLIAKRTGVPVVISPNRQQAIELLLKTQDCDLIISDDGLQHYKLQRDIEIVVMDAERALGNGFVLPAGPLRELPSRLKNVDFVITNGGKNAYSDAVMTLVPHYAINLVTAEKRLLSEFTQGSAIAGIGNPQRFFMMLENLNIRLANTKAFQDHQHFEPQLLEKLAENQPLFMTEKDAVKCHAFAKENWWYVPVDAEIVEAENQGQKLPQLWEKIRHLV, via the coding sequence ATGCCTTTTTGGTACTCTAATTCAAAGCTTGCTTGGTTGCTTCTTCCTTTTTCACTGCTATTTTGGTTGATTAGCCAAATTCGCCTAGCACTATTTTCCCTGAATATCTTATCCTCTTATAAATCTCCAAAACCGGTCATTATTGTCGGTAATCTTTCTGTGGGCGGAAATGGTAAAACGCCTGTTGTGGTGTGGTTAGTTGAAGAGTTGCAAAAACAAGGATTGCGTGTAGGTGTGATTTCTCGTGGCTATGGTAGCCAATCTAAAACCTATCCTTTACTTGTTACGCCTGAAACCGATCCCGTTCAAGGGGGCGATGAACCTGTTTTAATTGCCAAAAGAACAGGTGTGCCTGTGGTGATTTCACCGAATCGTCAGCAAGCTATCGAATTACTTTTGAAAACACAGGATTGCGATCTGATTATTTCGGATGATGGATTACAACATTATAAGTTGCAGCGTGATATTGAAATTGTGGTGATGGACGCAGAACGTGCTTTAGGGAACGGCTTTGTTTTGCCGGCAGGGCCTTTGCGTGAATTACCAAGTCGTTTAAAAAATGTGGACTTTGTGATTACCAATGGTGGAAAAAACGCTTATTCTGATGCGGTTATGACGCTCGTTCCTCACTATGCGATTAATTTAGTGACGGCTGAAAAACGCTTGTTAAGTGAATTTACTCAAGGTTCAGCCATCGCGGGAATTGGCAACCCCCAACGTTTTTTCATGATGTTGGAAAATTTAAATATTCGTTTAGCCAATACGAAAGCTTTTCAAGATCATCAACATTTTGAGCCACAATTATTAGAAAAACTCGCTGAAAATCAACCGCTCTTTATGACGGAAAAGGATGCCGTAAAATGCCACGCTTTTGCTAAAGAGAATTGGTGGTATGTTCCCGTTGATGCAGAGATTGTAGAGGCTGAAAATCAAGGCCAAAAACTTCCACAATTGTGGGAAAAAATTCGTCATTTGGTTTAA
- a CDS encoding ABC transporter ATP-binding protein, whose protein sequence is MTTLLDIKNLNKSFNGQQVLHNISLQLEKGEILFLLGASGCGKTTLLRSIAGFEQPTSGEIWLKNQPIFNDNINVPTQQRKLGYVVQEGVLFPHLNVYHNIAYGLGDGKGKTEEEKQRIQEVMKLTGISSLADRFPHQLSGGQQQRVALARALAPNPELILFDEPFSALDEHLRNQIRYDMLQVLRESDSSAIFVTHDRDEALCYSDKIAVIQEGRILQIATPKTLYWSPQHLSIATFIGESIIFPATLKNDAIAICQLGEVAVENKGNGHTQGKVLFRPEQFSLAKKIQDPTASFKGEIKRIESRGRAINLCIDVGGYEFNLNEDLINHYQIGEQVTLYLYGKGVFYHH, encoded by the coding sequence ATGACAACATTACTCGATATTAAAAATTTGAATAAATCCTTTAATGGACAACAGGTTTTACACAATATCTCGCTACAATTAGAGAAAGGTGAAATTTTGTTTCTTCTTGGTGCATCTGGTTGTGGGAAAACCACCTTATTGCGTAGCATTGCTGGTTTTGAACAACCAACAAGCGGTGAGATTTGGTTAAAGAATCAACCTATTTTTAACGACAATATCAATGTGCCAACTCAGCAACGCAAATTAGGCTATGTGGTACAAGAAGGCGTGTTATTCCCTCATTTAAATGTTTACCACAACATTGCTTATGGCTTAGGCGATGGTAAAGGAAAAACCGAAGAGGAAAAACAACGCATACAGGAAGTGATGAAACTAACTGGTATTAGCAGCTTAGCTGATCGTTTTCCCCATCAACTTTCAGGCGGGCAACAACAGCGTGTTGCACTTGCTCGAGCTCTCGCACCAAACCCAGAACTCATCCTGTTTGATGAGCCATTCAGTGCATTAGATGAGCATCTAAGAAATCAAATTCGTTACGATATGTTACAGGTATTAAGAGAAAGTGATTCATCCGCCATATTTGTGACTCATGATCGTGATGAAGCACTCTGTTATTCAGACAAAATTGCTGTGATTCAAGAAGGAAGAATCCTCCAAATTGCGACACCTAAAACACTGTATTGGTCACCGCAGCATTTATCCATCGCAACATTTATCGGAGAAAGTATTATTTTCCCTGCAACGTTAAAAAATGATGCCATCGCGATCTGTCAATTAGGTGAGGTTGCTGTAGAAAATAAAGGAAATGGTCATACGCAAGGGAAGGTTTTATTCCGCCCTGAGCAATTCTCTCTTGCAAAAAAAATCCAAGATCCGACAGCGTCTTTTAAAGGTGAGATTAAACGGATTGAATCGAGAGGACGCGCCATTAATCTTTGTATTGATGTTGGCGGTTATGAATTTAATCTTAATGAAGATCTCATTAATCATTACCAAATTGGAGAACAAGTCACACTGTATTTATACGGGAAAGGGGTTTTCTATCATCACTAA
- a CDS encoding TerC family protein produces the protein MFEWLVDPEAWISLLTLTALEIVLGIDNIIFISILVGRLPANQRQSGRIIGLGLAMITRILLLVSLSWMMKLTEPLFTLVGQEISGRDLILFLGGLFLIVKSTGEIKEAMHPESHHEEETNKKKVSYLGVLIQIAVLDIVFSLDSVITAVGMANHLPVMILAIMLAVGVMMFAAKPIGDFVDTHPTLKILALAFLILVGVSLIAESLDIHIPKGYIYFAMGFSAVVEMLNIKMRKALGH, from the coding sequence ATGTTTGAATGGCTTGTTGATCCCGAAGCATGGATTTCATTGCTTACTTTGACCGCACTTGAAATCGTCTTGGGTATCGATAACATTATTTTTATTAGTATTTTAGTGGGACGTTTACCCGCAAATCAACGCCAATCTGGTCGTATTATCGGTCTTGGGTTAGCGATGATTACCCGTATTTTACTTCTTGTTTCCCTTTCTTGGATGATGAAATTAACGGAACCGCTGTTCACTTTAGTTGGTCAGGAAATTTCAGGCCGCGATTTGATTTTATTCCTTGGGGGCTTATTTCTGATTGTGAAAAGTACAGGTGAAATCAAAGAAGCGATGCATCCTGAATCACATCATGAAGAAGAAACGAACAAGAAGAAAGTCAGTTACTTGGGCGTGTTAATCCAAATTGCTGTTTTAGATATTGTGTTTTCTTTAGACTCCGTGATTACGGCAGTAGGTATGGCAAACCATCTTCCAGTGATGATTTTAGCGATTATGCTTGCGGTTGGTGTCATGATGTTTGCGGCGAAACCAATTGGTGATTTTGTAGATACCCATCCAACATTGAAGATTTTAGCCTTAGCCTTCTTAATTTTAGTAGGGGTAAGTTTAATTGCCGAAAGCTTGGATATTCATATTCCGAAAGGCTACATTTACTTTGCTATGGGCTTCTCCGCGGTGGTGGAAATGCTCAACATTAAGATGCGAAAAGCACTAGGACATTAA
- a CDS encoding DNA internalization-related competence protein ComEC/Rec2 — protein sequence MKITLFQLCMMFIVSALSLLVVPDFLLFTWQRAGLGILLLVMTTLCSHWFNYFKARNFCMSGILFLLTLAYAHSPALSLLGQAEKISSLPNKITLDLYISEILHQQDYQTLVARTSLFDGKEQQIFINWKAPEKPQVGEIWRADVKLRPISARLNHGGFDRQQWYFSKRIIAVGNVKSAVKMSEDFSYRTHFLQTSLNQTEGLSLQGLLIALAFGERAWLDNKTWLIYQQTNTAHLIAISGLHIGLAMGIGFFFARFLQLALPTRFISPWFPLCFGVLIALGYAYLAGFSLPTFRAMMALLFIAILQFSRRYYTPSKMLCLVVAFLLFCDPLMPLSVSFWLSVGAVTCLIVWYRYVPLSIIEWQHQKLSRKVRWILGLFHLQLGLLILFTPIQLFFFNGFALNGFLANLIAVPLYSFLLVPLILFAVLTNGAFSSWHLSNTIAQGITQFLSIFQGSYVPISINLSLILTALLSLVFGGMLYGLYFASQRKTKNTPLKSSRFFTLNSTKILSSEAYKQALLGVILISSFCIGTLGYRYITKPKWQLDTLDVGQGLATLIVKEGKGVLYDTGPAWQSGIGGSSMAELEILPYLQREGIELETLILSHDDNDHSGGAKTILTAYSEIELITPSRKSYGEMHRTFCLQGKQWQWRGLDFKILSPTQITDRAENPQSCVILLTDGQYQILLTGDADVATERSFAENLGKINVLQVGHHGSKTSTGEFLLGQTKPDIALISSGRWNAWNFPHPTVIERLNRYQSAVENTAISGHIRLNFTEKGIEIEKARGDFSPWFARVIGLSPK from the coding sequence ATGAAAATCACGCTATTTCAACTGTGCATGATGTTTATTGTTTCTGCCTTATCCTTGCTTGTAGTACCTGATTTTTTACTGTTTACCTGGCAACGAGCAGGGCTGGGCATTTTATTGCTGGTTATGACCACACTTTGTTCCCATTGGTTCAATTATTTTAAAGCTAGAAATTTTTGCATGAGCGGTATCTTGTTTTTGCTTACTTTGGCTTATGCGCATTCACCTGCTTTATCGTTATTGGGACAAGCAGAGAAAATTTCAAGTTTACCAAATAAAATCACCTTAGATCTTTATATCTCAGAAATTCTTCATCAACAAGATTATCAAACGTTGGTTGCAAGAACGTCATTATTTGATGGGAAAGAACAACAGATTTTTATTAATTGGAAAGCGCCGGAAAAGCCACAAGTAGGTGAAATTTGGCGGGCTGATGTAAAACTTCGACCTATTTCTGCAAGACTTAATCATGGGGGATTTGATCGACAGCAATGGTATTTTTCCAAAAGGATTATTGCCGTTGGAAATGTGAAAAGTGCGGTCAAAATGAGCGAAGATTTTTCTTACCGCACACATTTTCTACAGACTAGCCTCAATCAGACAGAGGGGCTTTCTTTGCAAGGCTTGCTTATTGCATTGGCATTTGGTGAGCGGGCTTGGTTAGATAATAAAACATGGCTGATTTACCAACAAACGAATACGGCACATTTGATTGCCATTTCAGGGCTCCATATTGGTTTAGCAATGGGAATAGGCTTTTTCTTTGCTCGATTCTTGCAACTCGCACTGCCTACACGCTTTATTTCACCCTGGTTTCCACTTTGCTTTGGTGTGTTGATTGCTTTAGGTTATGCCTATTTAGCCGGATTTAGTTTACCGACCTTCCGTGCAATGATGGCATTGCTTTTTATTGCAATCCTTCAATTTTCGCGACGATATTACACGCCTTCGAAAATGCTTTGTTTGGTCGTGGCATTTCTGCTTTTTTGTGATCCACTTATGCCACTTTCGGTTAGCTTTTGGCTTTCAGTTGGTGCTGTTACCTGCCTGATTGTATGGTACCGATATGTTCCCTTATCAATAATCGAGTGGCAACATCAAAAATTATCCCGCAAAGTGCGGTGGATTTTGGGCTTGTTTCATTTGCAACTTGGGCTGCTGATTTTATTCACGCCTATTCAACTTTTCTTTTTTAATGGCTTTGCGTTAAATGGATTCTTGGCGAATTTAATCGCAGTGCCCTTGTATAGTTTCTTACTGGTACCCTTGATTCTCTTTGCAGTGTTAACGAATGGCGCATTTTCTTCTTGGCATCTTTCAAATACGATTGCTCAAGGTATTACGCAATTTCTCAGTATTTTCCAAGGCTCGTATGTTCCGATTTCGATTAATTTATCCCTCATTCTGACCGCACTTTTAAGCCTTGTTTTTGGCGGAATGTTATATGGTTTGTATTTTGCATCTCAAAGGAAAACAAAAAACACACCGCTAAAATCAAGTCGATTTTTCACATTAAACAGCACAAAAATCTTATCGTCAGAAGCTTATAAACAAGCTCTTTTAGGTGTTATTCTTATTTCTAGTTTTTGTATTGGTACTCTTGGGTATCGATATATCACGAAACCCAAATGGCAGTTAGATACGTTAGATGTGGGACAAGGTTTAGCAACCTTAATTGTAAAAGAAGGGAAAGGCGTGTTGTATGATACGGGGCCCGCTTGGCAGAGTGGAATAGGTGGCTCTTCTATGGCGGAATTAGAAATATTGCCTTATCTTCAACGGGAAGGGATTGAACTTGAAACCTTGATTTTAAGCCATGATGATAATGACCATTCAGGCGGTGCTAAAACGATTTTAACCGCATACTCAGAGATTGAGCTGATTACACCTTCTCGCAAAAGCTATGGCGAAATGCACCGCACTTTTTGTCTTCAGGGGAAACAATGGCAGTGGCGAGGACTTGATTTTAAAATTCTTTCACCAACGCAAATTACAGACAGGGCGGAAAATCCGCAATCTTGCGTAATTTTACTAACGGATGGGCAGTATCAGATCCTTTTAACTGGTGATGCTGATGTGGCGACAGAAAGATCTTTTGCTGAAAACCTCGGCAAGATTAACGTGTTACAGGTGGGGCATCATGGTAGTAAAACTTCAACAGGCGAGTTTTTACTGGGACAGACAAAACCGGATATAGCCTTAATTTCAAGTGGACGATGGAATGCGTGGAATTTTCCTCATCCAACCGTGATTGAACGGTTAAATCGTTATCAAAGTGCGGTCGAAAATACCGCTATTTCAGGTCATATAAGGTTAAATTTTACTGAAAAGGGCATTGAAATTGAAAAAGCGAGAGGAGATTTTTCACCTTGGTTTGCCCGTGTAATTGGATTATCCCCGAAATAA
- the msbA gene encoding lipid A ABC transporter ATP-binding protein/permease MsbA, with amino-acid sequence MQDKDFSTTQTFKRLWPMISPFKSGLLVAAFALIFNALADSGLIYMLKPLLDDGFGKADHSFLKMMAFVVVGMIILRGVTNFVSTYCLAWVSGKVVMIMRRRLFKHLMFMPVSFFDRNSTGKLLSRITYDSEMIANSSSSSLVTIVREGAYLISLLVVMFYTSWELTLVLFVIGPIIAVLIRMVSKIFRKLSKNMQDSMGELTSATEQMLKGHKVVLSFGGQLVEEERFDKVSNDMRRKGMKMVTADAISDPVVQVIASLALAAVLYLATTPLIADDNLTAGSFTVVFSSMLAMMRPLKSLTNVNSQFQRGMAACQTLFAILDLETEKDNGTYKAEPAKGDLEFKNVSFAYEGKEEKALNNISFYVPAGKTVALVGRSGSGKSTIANLVTRFYDIDEGEILLDGVRIQDYRLSNLRENCSVVSQQVHLFNDTIANNIAYAAEDKYTREQIIEAAKAAYALEFIEKLPQGFDTVIGENGATLSGGQRQRLAIARALLRNSPVLILDEATSALDTESERAIQSALEELKKDRTVLVIAHRLSTIENADEILVIEHGEIKECGTHQDLLALDGAYKQLHSMQFSG; translated from the coding sequence ATGCAAGATAAAGATTTCTCAACCACACAAACTTTTAAGCGTTTATGGCCGATGATTTCACCGTTTAAATCAGGCTTATTAGTCGCCGCTTTTGCTTTAATTTTTAATGCTTTGGCAGATTCAGGTTTGATTTATATGCTTAAGCCTTTGCTTGATGATGGTTTCGGAAAAGCCGATCATTCTTTCTTGAAAATGATGGCATTTGTTGTCGTTGGTATGATTATATTGCGTGGGGTGACCAACTTTGTCTCTACTTATTGCCTGGCGTGGGTATCCGGTAAAGTAGTGATGATTATGCGCCGCCGTTTGTTTAAACATTTAATGTTTATGCCAGTGAGCTTCTTTGATCGTAATTCAACAGGCAAATTGCTTTCTCGTATTACCTACGATTCAGAAATGATAGCGAACTCTTCATCGAGTTCATTAGTGACGATTGTTCGCGAAGGAGCCTATTTAATTTCGTTGCTTGTTGTGATGTTCTATACTAGTTGGGAATTAACACTTGTACTTTTCGTGATTGGGCCGATTATTGCAGTGCTGATTCGCATGGTATCTAAGATTTTCCGTAAGCTTAGTAAAAACATGCAAGATTCCATGGGGGAATTGACCTCTGCAACGGAACAAATGCTAAAAGGGCATAAAGTGGTGCTGTCTTTTGGTGGACAATTAGTTGAAGAAGAGCGTTTCGATAAAGTCAGTAACGATATGCGTCGCAAAGGTATGAAGATGGTGACTGCTGATGCGATTTCAGATCCAGTTGTGCAAGTAATTGCTTCTTTGGCGTTGGCAGCAGTGCTTTACTTAGCAACGACACCATTAATTGCTGATGATAATTTAACTGCGGGTTCTTTCACGGTGGTCTTTTCTTCCATGTTAGCGATGATGCGTCCGTTAAAATCTTTGACGAATGTGAACTCACAGTTCCAACGTGGCATGGCAGCGTGTCAGACATTATTTGCCATCTTAGATTTGGAAACAGAGAAAGATAATGGCACGTATAAAGCAGAACCTGCAAAAGGTGATTTAGAATTTAAAAACGTGAGTTTTGCTTATGAGGGTAAAGAAGAGAAAGCCTTAAATAATATCTCTTTTTATGTGCCTGCAGGCAAAACTGTGGCTTTAGTGGGGCGTTCAGGTTCGGGAAAATCAACGATTGCTAATTTGGTGACGCGTTTCTACGATATTGACGAAGGCGAAATTTTATTAGATGGCGTAAGAATTCAAGATTATCGTTTATCTAATTTACGTGAGAATTGTTCTGTCGTTTCTCAACAAGTACATTTATTTAACGATACGATTGCCAATAATATTGCTTACGCGGCAGAAGATAAATACACGCGTGAACAAATTATTGAAGCTGCAAAAGCAGCTTACGCCCTGGAGTTTATCGAGAAACTTCCACAAGGTTTTGATACCGTTATTGGTGAGAATGGTGCAACTCTTTCAGGTGGCCAACGTCAGCGTTTAGCGATTGCTCGTGCATTACTACGTAATTCACCGGTCTTAATTTTAGATGAAGCTACATCGGCATTAGATACAGAATCTGAACGAGCGATTCAGTCAGCATTAGAAGAACTGAAAAAAGATCGTACAGTATTGGTGATTGCACATCGTTTATCAACCATTGAAAATGCCGATGAAATCTTAGTCATTGAGCACGGTGAAATTAAAGAATGTGGTACGCATCAAGATTTGTTAGCGCTTGATGGCGCGTATAAACAATTACACAGTATGCAGTTTAGCGGATAA
- a CDS encoding Trm112 family protein, whose translation MREKLNPRLLEVIACPRCLARLKYDQENQRLICPFEQVAYPIENGVPVLLAEKAETLKE comes from the coding sequence ATGCGTGAGAAACTCAATCCTCGATTATTAGAAGTGATCGCTTGCCCGCGATGTTTGGCAAGATTGAAATACGATCAAGAAAATCAACGGCTCATTTGCCCTTTTGAGCAAGTAGCGTATCCTATTGAAAACGGCGTGCCTGTATTGTTGGCAGAAAAAGCCGAAACATTGAAAGAATAA
- the uvrC gene encoding excinuclease ABC subunit UvrC: MFDSKKFLSDVSHEPGVYRMYDDKDQVIYVGKAKDLKKRLSSYFRKNLSSKKTEALVSSIHHIDTTITSSETEALLLEHNFIKLYQPRYNVLLRDDKSYPFILLTKERHPRITSYRGTKKIAGEYFGPYPHAGAVRETLSLMQKLFPVRQCENSVYNNRSRPCLQYQIGRCCAPCVPGYVTDEEYNQQVELARLFLQGKDQQVLDYLIGKMEQASRDLDFEGAARYRDQIQAVRAVIEKQFVSNERLDDMDIMSIAYQHGLACVQVMFIRQGKVLGNRSYFPKVPANTDLSELTATFVGQFYLQGHQGRSIPNSIIVDHKLDEKTELEALLTEQAGRKVVIQESAKGDKGKYLQLAQINAKAALATQLKQSSRMHERYQALCELLDMPEIKRMECFDISHTMGNQTVASCVVFNQEGPLKSDYRRFNIEGITGGDDYAAMEQALKKRYDRDLDEDKIPDIIFIDGGKGQLNRALEVFHHLNVKWDKNRPHLIGVAKGVDRRAGQEVLIISKQDREIHLPDDSLALHLIQHIRDESHNHAISGHRQKRQKAFTQSGLETIEGVGAKRRQALLKYLGGLQGVKNATLDEIASVPGISKALAEKIFETLKS, encoded by the coding sequence ATGTTTGATTCCAAGAAGTTTCTCTCTGACGTTTCTCATGAACCTGGTGTTTATCGTATGTATGACGATAAAGATCAGGTTATTTATGTGGGCAAAGCGAAAGATCTCAAAAAGCGACTTTCCAGCTATTTCCGCAAAAACTTAAGCAGCAAAAAAACAGAAGCCTTGGTGTCGTCAATTCATCATATTGATACGACGATTACTTCTTCTGAAACAGAAGCGTTATTGCTTGAGCATAATTTCATTAAGCTTTATCAACCTCGTTATAACGTATTATTGCGAGATGATAAATCCTATCCTTTTATTTTATTGACGAAAGAACGTCATCCTCGTATTACTTCTTATCGCGGAACGAAAAAAATTGCAGGTGAGTATTTCGGGCCTTATCCTCATGCAGGTGCAGTGCGTGAAACCTTGTCGTTAATGCAAAAATTATTCCCTGTTCGTCAATGTGAAAATTCGGTTTATAACAATCGTTCCCGCCCTTGTTTGCAATATCAAATCGGGCGTTGTTGTGCACCTTGTGTGCCAGGTTATGTGACTGATGAGGAATATAACCAACAAGTTGAATTAGCTCGATTATTTTTGCAAGGGAAAGATCAGCAAGTATTAGATTACCTCATCGGCAAAATGGAACAGGCGAGCCGAGACTTAGATTTTGAAGGTGCGGCGCGTTATCGAGATCAAATTCAAGCGGTTCGCGCGGTTATCGAAAAACAATTTGTATCCAATGAGCGTTTGGACGACATGGATATTATGTCTATTGCGTATCAGCACGGTTTAGCTTGTGTTCAAGTGATGTTTATTCGTCAAGGTAAAGTATTAGGCAATCGCAGTTATTTTCCTAAAGTACCCGCTAACACTGATTTATCCGAACTCACAGCAACGTTTGTTGGGCAGTTTTATTTGCAAGGTCATCAGGGCAGAAGTATTCCTAATAGTATTATTGTGGATCATAAACTAGATGAAAAAACCGAGCTTGAGGCCTTGTTAACTGAACAAGCTGGCCGAAAAGTGGTGATACAAGAATCCGCTAAAGGCGATAAAGGTAAATATCTGCAACTAGCACAAATTAATGCCAAAGCGGCGTTAGCGACTCAACTTAAACAATCTTCCCGAATGCACGAACGTTATCAAGCCCTTTGCGAATTGCTTGATATGCCTGAAATTAAACGTATGGAATGTTTTGATATTAGTCATACGATGGGGAATCAAACTGTAGCATCTTGCGTGGTATTTAATCAAGAAGGCCCACTGAAATCAGATTATCGTCGTTTTAATATTGAAGGCATTACCGGTGGTGATGACTATGCCGCGATGGAGCAAGCCTTAAAGAAACGTTACGATCGTGATCTTGATGAAGATAAAATTCCCGATATTATTTTTATTGATGGTGGTAAAGGACAGCTTAATCGCGCCTTAGAGGTTTTTCATCATCTCAACGTAAAATGGGATAAAAATCGACCGCACTTAATCGGTGTGGCAAAAGGTGTGGATCGTCGAGCAGGACAAGAAGTGTTGATTATCAGCAAACAAGATCGTGAGATTCACTTGCCGGATGATAGCCTTGCGCTGCATTTAATCCAACATATTCGAGATGAAAGCCATAATCATGCGATTAGCGGACATCGTCAAAAACGTCAAAAAGCCTTTACCCAAAGTGGCTTAGAAACCATTGAAGGGGTAGGCGCCAAACGACGCCAAGCCTTGTTGAAATATTTAGGTGGATTACAAGGTGTCAAAAATGCCACATTGGATGAAATCGCCTCAGTACCCGGTATTTCTAAAGCCTTAGCAGAAAAGATTTTCGAGACCTTAAAAAGTTAG
- the kdsB gene encoding 3-deoxy-manno-octulosonate cytidylyltransferase yields the protein MSFTVIIPARFASSRLPGKPLADIAGNPMIQHVFEKAQQSGASRVIIATDNEQVEKAAKAFGAEVCMTSEAHNSGTERLAEVVSKLGIADDEIIVNIQGDEPLIPPVIVSQVAENLAKFNVNMATLAVKIHEAEELFNPNAVKVVTDKDGYVLYFSRSVIPYDRDQFMQLEDTSKAQLANAYLRHIGIYAYRAGFIKQYVQWVPTQLENLEKLEQLRVLWYGERIHVELAKEVPAVGVDTAEDLEKVRSILA from the coding sequence ATGTCATTTACAGTTATTATCCCTGCTCGTTTTGCATCGAGCCGCTTACCGGGTAAACCTCTAGCCGATATTGCCGGTAACCCCATGATTCAACATGTTTTTGAAAAGGCTCAGCAATCAGGGGCGAGTCGAGTAATTATTGCCACAGATAACGAACAAGTTGAAAAAGCAGCAAAAGCTTTTGGGGCAGAAGTTTGCATGACATCAGAAGCGCATAATTCTGGTACGGAACGTTTAGCAGAAGTCGTGAGTAAACTCGGAATTGCTGATGATGAAATTATTGTAAACATCCAAGGGGATGAACCGTTAATCCCCCCCGTTATTGTGAGTCAAGTAGCAGAAAATTTAGCGAAATTTAATGTGAATATGGCGACACTTGCGGTAAAAATTCATGAAGCGGAAGAGTTATTTAATCCAAATGCCGTGAAAGTCGTCACAGATAAAGATGGCTACGTTTTATATTTCTCTCGTTCAGTGATTCCTTACGATCGTGATCAATTTATGCAATTAGAAGACACTTCAAAAGCACAACTGGCTAATGCGTATCTTCGTCATATCGGTATTTATGCTTACCGTGCGGGCTTTATTAAACAATATGTGCAATGGGTACCAACACAATTAGAAAACTTAGAGAAGTTAGAGCAACTCCGTGTATTGTGGTACGGTGAGCGTATTCACGTAGAGTTAGCAAAAGAAGTGCCTGCTGTTGGTGTGGATACAGCAGAAGATTTAGAAAAAGTGCGGTCAATTTTGGCGTAG
- the dksA gene encoding RNA polymerase-binding protein DksA, with amino-acid sequence MSKASLSLLDLAGVKPYQPKKGEEYMNEDQILHFRKILTAWHEQIVEEASRTVAHMQDEASNFPDPADRATQEEEFSLELRNRDRERKLMKKIEYTLKKLDTDDFGYCDSCGEEIGIRRLEARPTADLCIDCKTLAEIREKQVAG; translated from the coding sequence ATGTCTAAGGCCTCTCTAAGTTTGCTGGATTTGGCTGGTGTTAAGCCTTATCAACCTAAAAAAGGTGAAGAATATATGAATGAAGATCAAATTCTTCATTTCAGAAAAATTTTAACCGCATGGCATGAGCAAATTGTGGAAGAAGCATCAAGAACGGTTGCTCATATGCAAGATGAAGCGTCTAACTTCCCTGATCCTGCTGACCGTGCGACGCAAGAAGAAGAATTCAGTCTTGAATTACGCAACCGCGATCGCGAGCGTAAATTAATGAAAAAGATTGAATATACATTGAAAAAATTAGATACCGATGATTTCGGTTATTGCGATTCTTGTGGGGAAGAAATTGGCATCCGTCGTTTAGAAGCGCGCCCGACTGCTGATCTTTGTATTGATTGCAAAACTCTTGCTGAAATTCGTGAAAAACAAGTGGCGGGTTAA